ATTTTAAATTTTCTAGTCATAATAAATTTCCCTCCTTTGTTTTCTTAATATTCACAATACACTAACGTATTAATTACTGTCAATTATAAAGTTAAAAAACTAATTTTATTTATTATATTGACTTTAATGTATTAATTAATTATCATTTTAAATATAGATTCAGAAATATTTTAATAATCTAAATTTTGTAAGCGTTATCAAAGGGGGAAACAAGTATGACGTTGTTGCGTACTATCTGGTCCTGGTTATGGAGATGGGATGCACAAGCACGAAATCTATTTCGTTTCGCATTCAGTGTTGTCACACCTACAAGAAAAAAAGCGGATGAAGGGGAAATTGAAAAAGCTTTTAAAGAAGCTACAAAACACAGTAGTAACAAAGAACCAAATCAAAACAAACCACCAGCATATTCGAAAGTACAAAGAATAGGCCTAATCTTGGGGCCGCTTCTATTCATGACTGTAAAGTTGTTGCCTACACCAATGGATATGACCGGTGAAGCCAATACAGTACTAGGTGTACTACTATGGGTCGCAGTATGGTGGGTCACTGAAGCGCTTCCTATTCCAGTCACTTCTTTATTGCCATTGATTCTCTTTCCTCTTGGAGGAGTCATGGAAACCGGTGAAGTTTCAGCCTCCTACGGTGATTCATTGATTTTCTTGTTTGCAGGCAGTTTTCTAATTGCTTTATCCATGGAAAAATGGAATCTTCATAGGAGAGTCGCTCTTTCTATTATTTCAATGGTAGGTACAAATCCGAACAGTATAATTTTAGGGTTTATGCTGGCGACTGCATTTCTGTCAATGTGGATTTCAAATACTGCAACAACTATGATGATGGTCCCTATCGCTCTTGCAGTTACCAAACAGTTTGCAGATTCACTTAAATCCAATACTTCCATAATTTATCCTCCTGATACAACGCCTGGCAACTTCAGATTTGGAACTGCATTGATGCTCGGAGTAGCCTACTCAGCAACGATAGGGGGATTTGGAACTCTGATCGGTGCGCCCGCTAACATAATTCTAGCCGGTACTGTGAGCAATTTATATAATATCGAGGTTACTTTTGCCAATTGGATTATTTTCGGTCTGCCATTGGTAACCGTCCTTATACCACTATTATGGTTGTACCTGACCAAATTCTCATTTCCAATGAAATCCCAAGGGTTACCAGGAGGTAAGCAGGTGATTCAGAATGAACTTAAAAGCCTTGGCAGGATTACTTATGAAGAAAAAGTCGTTTTAACGATTTTCTCACTTACAGGATTGGCATGGATATCTAGAAGCTTTTTCCTGAATAATTTCATACCTGGTCTTGATGATGCCTTGATAGCACTCCTTGGTGCCATTGCCCTATTTATTATACCTGCCAAAAATAAAGGTGAATCCATTATGGATTGGAATACTGCTTTAAAGCTCCCATGGGGAATACTGTGGCTGTTTGGTGGTGGATTAGCGCTTGCTGCTGGAATTACCAATTCCGGTCTTAATGAGTGGATCGGTGGATTATTGGGTAGTATCGAAGCAGTGCCATTAATTGTTACAATTGCTCTTATTGTGGCTTCAATGACTCTATTATCTGAATTTACTTCTAATACTGCTACAGCAACAATGGCCTATCCAATAGTGGCAGTTGTAGCTACGACTCTTGGGGTTAATCCTATAATACTCATGGTGGCAGCCAATATGGGAGCGACATTCGCCTATATGTTCCCGGTGGCTGCTCCGCCAAATGCCATTGTATTCGGAACAGGCTATGTAAAGATGAGTAGTATGGCCATGACAGGTATTTGGCTGAATCTAATTTCAATTATAATATCAATCTTGGTAGTATATTTCTATGTACCATTGGTATTCTCTAATCTAATAGATGCTATATAAATTTATGTTCAGTCCTGATTTCAGGGCTGAACTTATTATTGTATACTTTATATATATAAAAAATGAATAAGGATGAGAAGATGAAAGAGCGAAATGAAAATACCAGTCTCCATTCATTGACCAATGAACAGATACTTCACAACCTGAGTGTTTTCATCTCTAAAATGGATGATCTGGATGAAATGAGATTTCCACAGAAGGCATATACAATCATCAAAAAAGCAGTCAGAAATCTGATACTTCCGCCTGGCAAGACCTTCCTGGAGAGAGAGGTAGCTGAAACTCTTGAAATGAGCCGTACTCCAGTCAGAGAAGCACTTGTTAGACTGGAAATGGAAGATGCGCTTCAAATCATTCCACGGAGAGGATTCTTCATCGAACCTATCGAAAAGAATGACCTTAGTGATATTTATCAGATGGTAGCTGCTTTGGATGGTCTAGCAATTGAATTATCCACTGATTACATGAATGATGAAGAAGTGTCTAAATTGGATGCATTAATCAATAGCCAGGAAGAGGCATTGGAAAAAGAAGACTTTGAAGAATGGGCAATATTGGATGATGAATTTCATAATACAATCATAAAATTTTCAAAAAACGACAATCTTAATAAAGTGATTGAAAACTATACAGACAAACTATATAAAGCTAGGTTGTATACTATCAATTATCGTCCATCCCCTGCCATGTCCATTGTAGAACATAAAGCTATGGTGGCTTGCATACGTGCAAAAGATAAAAAAGCAGCGAAAATGGTTATGGAATCCCACAGAAAGCGTGCCCAACAGGAAATACTAAACGCACTGGATGAAATCAATAACTGAATTATTATATTTATAAAAATCCCTTTTAGCCATAATAGCTAAAAGGGATTTTTGCTTTCTTATAAAGAATCTCTAACTGTTTTAAGAGTCTATACTCTAATCCAACAATTCCTTCGCAAGCAGCTTGTAGACATCAAGGCGTGTCTCCTGCGCATGCGGGATGCTGACGATCATTGCTTCGTCGAAGCCGTACATCTCCTGCTCGGCCTGCAGCTTTTCGGCGACTTCCTTAGCCGATCCGACGATATGGAGCGGACGGCGCTGCTGGATCTTCATCTTGTCCATCTCGGTGAGTGGATAGTCTTTGGCTTCCTCAGGGGTCAGGGATTTCTCGATCCTGCCCTGTGAGAGCCATAGACCTGCAATGTCCTGTGGCTTTGCCTGGTATTCCGCTTCTTCCCGCGTCTCCGCTGCCGTCACCATATAGCATACGTTGATTTCCGGCTTCTCCATGAACGCTGAAGGCTGGAAGTTCCTTCTGTAGGCATCGAGTATTTCACGGCTGAGTTCACCATTGAAGAACTGGGCGAATGAATATCCGACACCCATTTTTGCAGTCTCGATGGCACTGTTGCCGCTTGACCCAAGCATCCATGCCTCCGGCAGTGTCACATTGTCCGGTACTGCAGGGGTCGAGCCGAACAGCCTGCCTTCCGGTGTCTCGTCATTGATCAGTTGAAGCGCAATCTGATACTTCTCATACATATTATCCATCTCGGGACGCTTGCCTTCAGACAGTGCATAGACCGCCCTGCCGTCTCCACCGGGGGCACGGCCCACGCCGAAATCAATCCGTCCGGGTGAGAATGCACTGAGTGTCTTGAACACTTCAGCCATCTTGAGCGGTGAATAGTGCATCATCATGACACCGCCTGTGCCGATGCGGATATTCTCAGTCTTTGCCGCAAGCCGCGCTGCCGTAATTTCCGGAGCGGAGCTGACGACGGAGCCGATGCCGTGGTGTTCGGCCATCCACATGCGGTAATAGCCGAGTTCGTCAGCAAGAACAGCGAGTTCCTCCGATTTTCTCAGCGCATCCACGCCGGTGTTGCCTTTTGTCACAGGTGCCTGGTCCAGTACACTTAATCTCATCATTAACATCCTTTTCTTTATCTGTCGTTTTATCTGATGCCGCTATTGTTCGAAGAGTCTATTGAGTTCCTGTTCACGCTTCAACTTTGCAGGGGTCACGTCATTGCCGAGCGGATCGATGACCGTCAGGCCGGCGAGGTTGTCGAGCACCTGTCCGCGGAACTGGCGCATATAGTCTTCCCTCAGCTGTCGCTGCTCCGCACGCTCTTCATCCGTCAGGCCGATACGCTTCTGCTTTCTTGCCAGTTCATTGATTCTATCCAGTCCTATAATCATATTTACCATCTACCTTTTAATATTAATACTCACTCTCTATTGCGACATTATTCTCTCTGAATTCAAATGTCCTAGACGACCATCTTTTCATCCAGCCACTTTCTGAGAACGGCCATCTGACTGCTGTATTGCTCCGCCTGAAGCTTATCCGTCAGGG
The sequence above is drawn from the Salinicoccus roseus genome and encodes:
- a CDS encoding SLC13 family permease, with product MTLLRTIWSWLWRWDAQARNLFRFAFSVVTPTRKKADEGEIEKAFKEATKHSSNKEPNQNKPPAYSKVQRIGLILGPLLFMTVKLLPTPMDMTGEANTVLGVLLWVAVWWVTEALPIPVTSLLPLILFPLGGVMETGEVSASYGDSLIFLFAGSFLIALSMEKWNLHRRVALSIISMVGTNPNSIILGFMLATAFLSMWISNTATTMMMVPIALAVTKQFADSLKSNTSIIYPPDTTPGNFRFGTALMLGVAYSATIGGFGTLIGAPANIILAGTVSNLYNIEVTFANWIIFGLPLVTVLIPLLWLYLTKFSFPMKSQGLPGGKQVIQNELKSLGRITYEEKVVLTIFSLTGLAWISRSFFLNNFIPGLDDALIALLGAIALFIIPAKNKGESIMDWNTALKLPWGILWLFGGGLALAAGITNSGLNEWIGGLLGSIEAVPLIVTIALIVASMTLLSEFTSNTATATMAYPIVAVVATTLGVNPIILMVAANMGATFAYMFPVAAPPNAIVFGTGYVKMSSMAMTGIWLNLISIIISILVVYFYVPLVFSNLIDAI
- a CDS encoding GntR family transcriptional regulator, whose protein sequence is MNKDEKMKERNENTSLHSLTNEQILHNLSVFISKMDDLDEMRFPQKAYTIIKKAVRNLILPPGKTFLEREVAETLEMSRTPVREALVRLEMEDALQIIPRRGFFIEPIEKNDLSDIYQMVAALDGLAIELSTDYMNDEEVSKLDALINSQEEALEKEDFEEWAILDDEFHNTIIKFSKNDNLNKVIENYTDKLYKARLYTINYRPSPAMSIVEHKAMVACIRAKDKKAAKMVMESHRKRAQQEILNALDEINN
- a CDS encoding LLM class flavin-dependent oxidoreductase; translation: MRLSVLDQAPVTKGNTGVDALRKSEELAVLADELGYYRMWMAEHHGIGSVVSSAPEITAARLAAKTENIRIGTGGVMMMHYSPLKMAEVFKTLSAFSPGRIDFGVGRAPGGDGRAVYALSEGKRPEMDNMYEKYQIALQLINDETPEGRLFGSTPAVPDNVTLPEAWMLGSSGNSAIETAKMGVGYSFAQFFNGELSREILDAYRRNFQPSAFMEKPEINVCYMVTAAETREEAEYQAKPQDIAGLWLSQGRIEKSLTPEEAKDYPLTEMDKMKIQQRRPLHIVGSAKEVAEKLQAEQEMYGFDEAMIVSIPHAQETRLDVYKLLAKELLD
- a CDS encoding DUF896 domain-containing protein, whose product is MIIGLDRINELARKQKRIGLTDEERAEQRQLREDYMRQFRGQVLDNLAGLTVIDPLGNDVTPAKLKREQELNRLFEQ